GGAGAATTGATCGATGTCTAGAAGAAGAGGAAAAGTCGAACCCCGGAAAATCACTCCGGATCCGGTTTACAACGACGTTCAAGTCGCGAAGTTCATCAACTGTCTGATGCTCAGCGGAGAAAAATCCGTAGCGGAAAGATTGTTCTACGACGCATTGGAAATCATTCAGAAAAAAACGGGAAACGATCCTTATACCACATTCCGCGAAGCGTTGGAAAATGCGAAACCGCAAGTGGAAGTAAAATCCAGAAGAGTGGGCGGGGTGACTTACCAAGTTCCTATCGAAGTTCGCCCTGAAAGAAGATTGGCTCTCGGTATTCGTTGGTTGATTCGTTATTCCAGAGAAAGAAACGAAAAAGGAATGGCTTCCAAGTTAGCCGCCGAATTTATCGAAGCTCAAAAAGGAACCGGTTCGGCTATCAAGAAGAAAGAAGATATCCGGAAAATGGCGGAAGCGAACAAAGCTTTCTCCCACTATCGCTGGTAAGAAAGAATTTCATAGAGGCTTCGGAAATCGAAGCCGATTTCAGATCGCAAAGGAGAGGTTCGCCTCTCCTTTTTTGTTTATCGAGCGATCATAGAGAGCGAGATAGCCGAAGATAGCGGAGCATAAATCGTAGGCTCCCAACGAAGTTGGAATGAGCGATCTTAGAAGCCGTAACGTTACCCACAAATCAAGAAGGCTTTTGGGATCATAAGGATCAAAAGCTGATATTTTTCAAATGTTCCGACAAGAATGAGACTTTTTACATGCAAAAAGTATTATTTTCTGATAGAGAAAAATCATAAACACCCAATCAACCACCTTTCGCTAATGTAAGCAACGTGTTAAACTGACGTTGATGAAAAAAACGGTAACCACTTAATCAATCCCACCTTTCACTATCGTATGAAATCTGTTAAACTTCTTTTGATGAAAAAAACGAATATCGACTGGCAAAAAGAGTTTGAGTCATTTTCAGAAAGCTGCCTTTCCCAACGACAATATTGCAGAGACAAATGTATCCCATATTCGACATTCCGCTATCATTGGGAGAGGCGATTTAAAAATCAGAACAAAGACGGCTCAAGTGGGAGTTCCTACATTTTGAGTTTGGGACAAATCTCTAATTTCGGTTTTAAATTTCGGGACGGAATAAAAAATTCCAGTTTTTATCAAGGTTGAATGATGAATCGAATCGGATTTCCTTTTCTTTCGTCCAAGTCTTCCAGACATTGATTCAATTCTTCTAATGTATGATGGGAAGTAATCGAATGAGAAAGATTGATTTTCCCTTTAAGGTATAAGTCGATCAGTTCGGGA
The nucleotide sequence above comes from Leptospira weilii. Encoded proteins:
- the rpsG gene encoding 30S ribosomal protein S7 — encoded protein: MSRRRGKVEPRKITPDPVYNDVQVAKFINCLMLSGEKSVAERLFYDALEIIQKKTGNDPYTTFREALENAKPQVEVKSRRVGGVTYQVPIEVRPERRLALGIRWLIRYSRERNEKGMASKLAAEFIEAQKGTGSAIKKKEDIRKMAEANKAFSHYRW
- the tnpA gene encoding IS66 family insertion sequence element accessory protein TnpA, with translation MKKTNIDWQKEFESFSESCLSQRQYCRDKCIPYSTFRYHWERRFKNQNKDGSSGSSYILSLGQISNFGFKFRDGIKNSSFYQG